The following proteins come from a genomic window of Gimesia chilikensis:
- a CDS encoding FAD-binding oxidoreductase translates to MTLTHSGTPEDFVPTSQSELSRFLSDNATSARKQTFPVGGRTSLSVCCPDSHSGPLICTSQLNRVVDYPVRDMTITVEAGMRLDQLNEIISAEGQRLPIDVPQSNRATIGGVIATNTSGPRRFSYGTIRDYVIGISAVDGVGNLFKSGGRVVKNVAGYDLGKMLIGSLGTLSVISQVSLNLRPRPECMQLVWFDFDSCQSVDQALEAIVTSGTRPTAIEYCNSKAARQITAESRIELPNDNHAVCICYEGPENVVKWQAQQIIDEWRAISSLDAQIIEEAQASQLYNALTEYQTSSDDPVTLKAVVLPSQMMSFIETATSLNIAAQAHAADGIVFGHLPDSASSLENVNQILEQLQSVIDPGTGYLTIYQCESDWAESLPLFCSPPAGWELMQQLKQALDPLQLLNTRRFTELVKS, encoded by the coding sequence ATGACACTCACACATTCCGGTACTCCGGAAGATTTTGTTCCGACATCCCAGTCTGAATTGAGTCGATTCCTGAGTGACAATGCAACATCTGCCCGCAAACAGACTTTCCCAGTGGGAGGCCGCACCTCGCTGTCTGTCTGCTGCCCCGACAGTCATTCAGGTCCTTTGATCTGTACCTCTCAATTGAATCGAGTCGTTGATTATCCGGTCCGCGACATGACTATCACTGTCGAAGCTGGAATGAGACTGGACCAGTTAAATGAAATCATCTCAGCCGAAGGACAGCGTCTGCCGATCGACGTACCTCAGTCTAACCGGGCTACCATCGGAGGAGTGATCGCCACCAATACTTCAGGACCACGGCGCTTTTCCTATGGTACGATTCGTGATTACGTGATTGGTATATCAGCAGTCGATGGAGTAGGGAATCTGTTCAAATCCGGGGGTCGAGTTGTCAAAAATGTCGCCGGTTATGACCTTGGTAAAATGCTCATCGGCTCTCTGGGAACATTGTCAGTTATCAGCCAGGTCTCTCTGAATTTGCGCCCCAGACCAGAGTGCATGCAACTGGTCTGGTTTGACTTCGATTCCTGCCAGAGTGTTGATCAGGCACTGGAAGCGATTGTGACATCGGGAACCCGGCCAACTGCTATCGAATACTGCAACAGTAAAGCGGCCCGACAAATTACTGCCGAATCAAGGATTGAACTTCCCAATGATAATCATGCCGTTTGCATCTGCTATGAAGGTCCGGAAAATGTTGTAAAGTGGCAGGCGCAGCAGATTATTGATGAATGGCGTGCCATTTCCTCTCTCGATGCTCAGATTATTGAAGAAGCGCAGGCCTCTCAGTTATATAACGCTTTGACTGAGTATCAAACGTCATCAGATGATCCGGTGACGCTGAAAGCCGTTGTCTTACCATCACAAATGATGTCATTCATCGAAACTGCCACCAGTCTAAATATCGCAGCCCAGGCACATGCAGCAGATGGAATCGTATTCGGACATTTACCCGATTCTGCCAGTTCACTGGAAAACGTGAATCAGATTCTCGAGCAACTGCAATCTGTAATTGATCCAGGAACCGGCTACCTGACCATTTACCAGTGTGAATCTGACTGGGCTGAATCGCTGCCACTGTTTTGTTCGCCTCCTGCTGGCTGGGAACTCATGCAGCAGTTGAAACAGGCCTTAGATCCTCTACAGTTATTGAACACACGACGATTTACAGAGCTGGTGAAATCCTGA
- a CDS encoding FAD-binding oxidoreductase — MVDPDNQTSHLVAPVLEQLERGSGPFSSLIQQLTQIVGKNSLLYDADELLVYECDGYIVDKSAPDIVVFPTSTEQISSIVKICNQFNVPFLARGAGTSLSGGCLPIGGGVMIVLTRMKQILEINLRDRYAIVEPGMVNLHLTNALKGTGYHYAPDPSSQGSCTIGGNIATNSGGPHTLKYGVTTNHVLGLEAVLPDGSVINLGGPTAETPGYDLHGVYVGNEGTFGICTKAIVRLTRDPEAHRTMLAVFQTISDATRAISEIIAAGIIPSALEMMDQGIIQAIEEAFHFGFPLDAGAVLLIEVDGLEIALDEEARRIVEICNAHNVREIQRADTPEERLLIWKSRKQAFGAIGRLSPSYCTQDGVVPRTRLPEILEFIEATSQKYGMRIVNVFHAGDGNVHPILLFDERDQDQIQQVMEASEEILSKCLELGGSVTGEHGIGVEKINFMSRIFNETDLSQMEKVRNIFNPRQICSRDKVLPPHGEKSQAAVSLSHPGRRAPH; from the coding sequence ATGGTTGACCCAGACAACCAGACCTCGCATCTTGTCGCTCCCGTGTTGGAACAACTGGAGCGTGGTAGCGGCCCGTTTTCCTCACTGATTCAACAGCTGACACAAATCGTAGGGAAAAACAGTCTGCTCTACGATGCAGATGAACTACTTGTCTATGAATGTGACGGCTATATCGTTGACAAATCGGCCCCCGACATCGTCGTTTTTCCAACGTCTACAGAACAGATCTCATCAATTGTCAAAATCTGCAATCAGTTTAACGTTCCCTTTCTGGCTCGAGGAGCGGGAACCAGCCTCTCGGGGGGCTGCCTGCCTATCGGCGGGGGAGTCATGATTGTCCTGACGCGTATGAAACAGATTCTTGAAATCAATCTACGCGATCGTTACGCAATCGTTGAACCAGGGATGGTGAACCTGCATCTGACCAATGCCTTGAAAGGCACCGGTTACCACTACGCGCCGGACCCATCCAGTCAGGGATCTTGCACCATCGGCGGAAACATCGCGACTAATTCTGGTGGACCGCATACGCTTAAATATGGAGTCACGACGAATCACGTACTCGGACTTGAAGCAGTTCTCCCCGATGGATCAGTAATCAATCTGGGGGGCCCGACAGCAGAAACGCCAGGCTACGATCTGCATGGAGTCTATGTCGGAAATGAAGGAACTTTCGGCATCTGCACGAAAGCGATTGTACGTCTGACACGCGATCCAGAGGCACATCGCACTATGTTGGCGGTGTTCCAGACCATCTCTGATGCGACCCGGGCGATCTCGGAAATCATAGCAGCGGGTATCATTCCCTCTGCTTTGGAAATGATGGATCAAGGCATCATACAAGCGATTGAAGAAGCCTTTCACTTTGGTTTCCCCCTCGATGCGGGCGCAGTTCTGCTGATCGAAGTCGACGGACTGGAAATCGCCTTAGATGAGGAAGCACGACGGATTGTCGAGATCTGTAATGCACATAACGTACGGGAAATTCAGCGGGCAGACACTCCAGAGGAACGGCTTTTGATCTGGAAAAGCCGCAAGCAGGCATTTGGAGCCATTGGTCGACTCAGTCCCAGTTACTGCACTCAGGATGGTGTCGTCCCCCGAACCCGCTTACCGGAAATCCTGGAATTTATTGAAGCCACTAGTCAGAAATATGGCATGAGAATTGTGAACGTCTTTCATGCTGGTGACGGAAACGTACACCCGATTCTGCTGTTTGATGAACGCGATCAGGATCAGATTCAACAGGTAATGGAAGCCAGTGAAGAGATTCTCTCCAAGTGTCTGGAATTGGGAGGCAGTGTGACCGGCGAGCATGGTATTGGTGTGGAGAAAATCAATTTTATGAGTCGGATCTTCAATGAAACGGATCTCTCCCAGATGGAGAAGGTTCGTAATATTTTCAATCCCCGTCAGATCTGCAGTCGCGACAAGGTACTTCCTCCCCATGGAGAAAAATCGCAGGCAGCTGTCAGTTTATCACACCCTGGCCGACGGGCTCCACACTGA
- a CDS encoding DUF3604 domain-containing protein: MTTEYQTYFGDLHNHNHVGYAQGSLDRSFEIARNHLDFYAFTPHSYWPDIVEYDGKISHKWKNGFHIARSRWPEVVELARQFDRPGEFVTILGYERHGTQEGDYHILYPDLRGDYELIEDLAELQEFARNRGCLLIPHHPANRLGHRGFDATKLAPEVSPVLEIHSEWGCAEHDRAPFPYKRHTEGGRWTKHTLQYYLNQGYRLGVIASTDDHLGHPGGYREGLAAIKATELSREALFDAIRNRRTYAVTGDRIELDFFLNDQMMGQELSFTPDRRIKVHVRGWDEIDRVEVLKNGRVIHRDFPVDNIPDNRSWNHPVVLRFEYGWGPWPALGWGGTADWNFAIHVEGGEIQQFQPCFTPGPFDEFRRDQILDVSSNRLIVQSFTALKQQVDDWSQKAIVLRIQGNEQTQVSIKCTQPSDCQLTQTLGELAVSNEMLFTRPFPWESAMLHRVVFQNQWETDFEFTDAGDGNQADWYYVRVIQSNGEMAWSSPIWVNSK, translated from the coding sequence ATGACCACAGAATACCAGACTTATTTCGGAGACCTGCATAACCACAACCATGTGGGCTATGCCCAGGGCTCTCTGGATCGCTCCTTTGAAATCGCCCGGAACCATCTCGATTTCTACGCTTTCACTCCCCATTCCTACTGGCCTGATATTGTGGAATACGATGGCAAAATATCCCACAAATGGAAGAATGGATTTCATATAGCCCGCTCCCGCTGGCCGGAAGTGGTTGAGCTTGCCAGACAATTCGACAGACCGGGGGAGTTTGTCACGATTCTAGGCTATGAGCGACATGGCACTCAGGAGGGGGACTATCACATTCTCTATCCGGATCTCAGAGGAGATTATGAACTGATCGAAGATCTGGCTGAACTTCAGGAATTTGCACGAAACCGGGGTTGTCTGCTGATCCCGCATCACCCTGCTAATCGACTGGGGCACCGTGGTTTTGACGCGACGAAACTGGCCCCCGAAGTGTCACCTGTCCTGGAAATTCATTCAGAATGGGGTTGCGCTGAACATGATCGGGCTCCTTTTCCGTATAAAAGACATACAGAGGGGGGACGCTGGACAAAGCACACGCTGCAGTACTATCTCAATCAGGGATACCGACTGGGGGTCATTGCCAGTACCGATGATCACCTCGGACATCCCGGTGGATATCGCGAGGGTCTGGCAGCCATCAAAGCCACTGAACTGTCTCGAGAAGCCTTGTTTGACGCGATCCGCAATCGTCGCACGTATGCGGTAACTGGTGACCGCATTGAACTCGATTTCTTCCTGAATGACCAGATGATGGGACAGGAGCTCTCATTCACCCCTGATCGCCGTATCAAAGTTCACGTGCGAGGCTGGGATGAAATCGACCGGGTCGAAGTCCTGAAAAACGGCCGTGTGATACATCGTGATTTTCCAGTCGACAACATTCCTGATAACCGGTCCTGGAATCATCCGGTTGTACTCCGCTTCGAATACGGCTGGGGACCGTGGCCCGCCCTGGGTTGGGGAGGGACAGCAGACTGGAATTTTGCCATACATGTGGAGGGAGGTGAGATTCAGCAGTTTCAACCCTGTTTCACACCGGGGCCTTTCGATGAATTCCGTCGAGATCAAATCCTGGATGTTTCATCAAATCGACTGATTGTCCAGTCTTTTACAGCATTGAAACAACAGGTTGACGACTGGTCTCAGAAAGCGATTGTGCTGCGAATTCAGGGAAATGAACAGACTCAAGTCAGCATTAAATGCACCCAACCCAGTGATTGCCAGCTAACACAGACTCTAGGTGAGTTAGCCGTAAGTAATGAAATGTTGTTTACACGTCCATTCCCCTGGGAATCAGCGATGCTGCACCGGGTTGTTTTTCAGAATCAATGGGAAACAGACTTTGAATTCACGGACGCGGGTGACGGAAACCAAGCTGACTGGTACTATGTACGCGTTATTCAATCCAACGGGGAAATGGCATGGTCGAGCCCAATCTGGGTGAATTCAAAATAA
- a CDS encoding mercuric reductase: MTDRIQLLPDDEFNQDLIKKVHPTDWSNPTPSGRYNLVIIGAGTAGLVTAAGAAGLGAKVALIERGLMGGDCLNTGCVPSKAIISSARAIHKILNAKDLGIELAPEATSVNFQEVMQRMRKLRAEISHHDSARRFQELGVDVYLGEGRFLDRKTIKVGEQTLHFKKAVIATGGRPAVPDIPGIKNINYLTNENIFSLTELPSRLAVIGGGPIGCELAQTFARFGSQVTLIESHAQILSREDKDAAQIIQQKLDRDGVKLVFNANTSLVSENEQEKLLTIETAGQTIKLEVDEILIAAGRTPNVEGLELEQAGVEYNPLSGVIVNDYLQTTNPDIYGAGDICSHLKFTHNADFQARLVIGNALFPGRSKASRLIVPWCTYTDPEVAHVGLYEHQAREKGIPVNTFIQKLDGVDRAILDNETAGFVKVHVKRGTDKILGATIVAAHAGDLISEITLAMQSRTGLKKLASVIHPYPTQADAIRKIGDQFNRTRLTPFLKSLLMKWLKWTR, translated from the coding sequence ATGACCGATCGTATTCAGCTACTTCCCGATGATGAATTCAATCAGGATCTAATCAAAAAGGTTCATCCCACCGACTGGTCCAATCCCACTCCCAGTGGGCGCTACAATCTGGTAATCATCGGAGCGGGAACCGCTGGTCTGGTAACAGCGGCGGGAGCTGCTGGCCTGGGAGCGAAAGTCGCATTAATTGAGCGAGGTCTCATGGGTGGAGACTGCCTGAATACCGGATGTGTCCCTTCGAAAGCGATCATCTCTTCTGCCAGAGCTATACACAAAATTCTAAATGCAAAAGACTTGGGGATCGAATTGGCCCCCGAAGCCACCTCTGTTAATTTCCAGGAGGTGATGCAGCGCATGCGGAAATTAAGAGCCGAGATCAGCCATCACGACTCAGCTCGTCGTTTTCAGGAACTGGGTGTCGATGTTTATCTTGGTGAAGGTCGTTTTCTTGACCGCAAAACAATCAAAGTTGGGGAGCAGACACTTCACTTCAAAAAGGCCGTTATCGCAACGGGAGGACGTCCTGCGGTCCCTGACATTCCCGGTATCAAAAACATCAACTATCTGACGAATGAGAATATTTTTTCTCTGACAGAACTTCCATCCAGACTGGCAGTCATCGGAGGTGGACCAATCGGCTGTGAGCTCGCACAAACCTTTGCCCGCTTTGGCTCACAAGTCACACTCATCGAATCTCATGCGCAGATTCTTTCCAGGGAAGATAAAGACGCTGCCCAAATCATTCAGCAAAAACTGGATCGAGATGGTGTTAAACTCGTCTTCAATGCCAACACCTCTCTGGTCTCTGAGAACGAACAGGAAAAACTTCTGACGATTGAAACGGCAGGGCAGACAATCAAGTTGGAGGTCGATGAAATCCTGATAGCAGCCGGAAGAACCCCTAATGTTGAAGGTCTGGAACTGGAACAAGCCGGAGTTGAATACAATCCACTATCTGGTGTGATCGTCAATGACTACCTGCAGACCACAAATCCGGATATTTATGGTGCAGGGGATATCTGCTCTCACTTAAAGTTTACCCACAATGCTGATTTTCAGGCTCGGCTGGTAATTGGCAATGCGCTATTTCCTGGCAGAAGCAAAGCCAGTCGCCTGATCGTCCCATGGTGCACGTATACCGACCCAGAAGTAGCACATGTGGGACTCTATGAGCATCAAGCCAGAGAAAAAGGTATTCCCGTCAACACCTTTATCCAGAAGTTGGACGGCGTCGATAGAGCGATCCTGGATAATGAAACCGCCGGTTTTGTAAAGGTCCATGTCAAACGGGGAACAGATAAGATTCTAGGTGCAACGATCGTCGCAGCACATGCGGGTGATTTGATTTCTGAAATCACCCTGGCCATGCAGAGTAGGACCGGTCTTAAAAAGTTAGCCAGTGTGATCCATCCTTATCCAACTCAGGCGGATGCGATTCGTAAAATCGGGGATCAGTTTAACCGCACTCGTCTTACCCCGTTTCTGAAGTCCCTTTTGATGAAATGGCTGAAATGGACGCGTTGA
- a CDS encoding TVP38/TMEM64 family protein, which produces MNAAGPEPEQPDHQSEQHQPVVGVVRLVVFLILACVIGLGYYFFRDRLTLEYFASQESYWKQFAAQHPVSIYLVAYLIYAGITGLSLPGAVPLTLTYGWFFGFWKGLILVSFASTTGATLAFLTSRYLFRSSIQSRYQNKFQQINQQFEKEGAFYLFFMRLVVAFPFFLINVVMGLTTIRISTFWWVSQTGMLPGTAVFVYAGTSFPTLQELSEHGAKGILTPQLIFAFILLGTFPFLVKLIAQRLQQR; this is translated from the coding sequence GTGAACGCTGCGGGTCCTGAACCAGAACAGCCTGATCATCAATCTGAGCAGCATCAGCCTGTAGTTGGCGTTGTACGCCTGGTGGTATTTCTGATTCTCGCTTGTGTCATCGGGCTGGGTTATTATTTTTTCCGGGACCGGCTGACACTCGAATACTTCGCTTCCCAGGAAAGTTACTGGAAACAGTTTGCAGCTCAGCATCCGGTTTCAATCTACCTCGTCGCCTATCTGATCTACGCGGGGATTACGGGGCTTTCATTACCTGGGGCAGTGCCACTGACGCTGACCTATGGCTGGTTCTTTGGATTCTGGAAAGGACTGATTCTGGTCAGTTTTGCTTCCACAACAGGAGCCACTCTGGCATTTTTAACCAGTCGCTATTTATTCCGATCCTCGATTCAATCCCGTTACCAGAATAAATTTCAGCAGATCAATCAGCAGTTTGAAAAAGAGGGTGCGTTCTACCTCTTTTTCATGCGACTCGTAGTCGCGTTTCCCTTCTTTCTGATTAATGTCGTTATGGGCCTGACGACAATCCGGATCTCGACCTTCTGGTGGGTGAGCCAAACAGGTATGCTTCCCGGGACTGCCGTCTTCGTTTATGCTGGTACCAGCTTTCCCACTCTGCAGGAATTGTCTGAACACGGCGCGAAAGGCATCTTGACGCCTCAACTCATATTCGCATTCATTTTACTGGGCACCTTTCCGTTTCTGGTAAAGCTCATCGCTCAACGCCTTCAACAACGCTAA
- the rho gene encoding transcription termination factor Rho: protein MSDFPADSIDDEPSANQTDNDRSGDKSGGNRRRRRRRRKSDTPNAQGRPGQGANNRGRAGNSNNRGGRSRTGAKPQQRRSRSTSPAANENVTGVIEGVLELHPKAYGFIRDPKVNYKAQDSDAFVSSSLIEKHNLREGILIRGEVGPGTRGQGPRLKSIETIDGRTIEEYMEIKSFDELTPINPFEQIKLETGPMPITMRVMDLLTPIGKGQRALVVAPPRTGKTMLLQDIAEAVSKNHPEIRLMVLLIDERPEEVTEMERSIKGEVISSSMDRDVESHVRTSQLIFERGKRLAEAGEDAFILLDSITRTARAFNKWVGNTGRTMSGGLDVKAMDIPKKMFGTARRFDEGGSLTVLGTALIDTGSRMDEVIFQEFKGTGNMEMVLSRELSDRRIFPAIDITLSGTRREEKILEPEALEGVTMLRRSLISLNPVEAMEQLSSTLKKFPTNKEFLEKIRAIL from the coding sequence ATGTCAGATTTTCCTGCTGATTCCATAGACGACGAGCCCAGCGCCAACCAGACAGACAATGACCGTTCCGGCGATAAATCTGGAGGCAATCGCCGTCGTCGAAGACGGAGAAGAAAATCAGATACCCCCAATGCTCAGGGACGCCCGGGGCAGGGAGCGAACAATCGCGGTCGCGCTGGCAATAGTAATAACCGGGGAGGTCGGTCGCGTACCGGTGCCAAACCCCAACAACGCCGGTCCCGTTCTACATCACCTGCCGCCAATGAAAATGTCACAGGTGTTATTGAAGGTGTTCTGGAGCTGCACCCTAAAGCATACGGATTCATCCGGGACCCCAAAGTGAACTACAAAGCTCAGGATTCTGATGCTTTTGTTTCCAGTTCATTGATTGAAAAACACAATCTGCGTGAAGGTATCCTGATTCGGGGCGAAGTTGGTCCGGGTACCAGAGGGCAAGGGCCTCGCCTGAAGAGCATCGAAACTATCGATGGGCGCACCATCGAAGAGTACATGGAAATCAAATCCTTCGATGAGCTCACACCAATCAATCCATTCGAGCAGATCAAACTCGAAACTGGCCCCATGCCGATCACGATGCGGGTAATGGATCTCCTGACTCCCATCGGAAAGGGACAACGTGCTCTCGTTGTTGCACCTCCTCGAACCGGTAAAACTATGTTGCTCCAGGATATTGCTGAAGCCGTCAGTAAGAATCATCCTGAAATCCGCCTGATGGTCCTGCTGATTGACGAGCGGCCTGAAGAAGTAACCGAAATGGAACGCTCCATTAAAGGCGAGGTTATTTCCTCTTCAATGGACCGGGATGTTGAAAGCCATGTCCGCACCAGCCAGCTCATCTTCGAACGGGGCAAGCGTCTGGCGGAAGCCGGTGAAGATGCCTTCATCCTGCTGGACAGTATCACCCGAACCGCTCGTGCCTTCAACAAATGGGTTGGGAATACCGGCCGAACCATGAGCGGTGGTCTGGATGTGAAAGCGATGGACATTCCCAAGAAAATGTTTGGAACCGCCCGCCGCTTTGATGAAGGTGGCTCACTGACAGTTCTGGGCACAGCCCTGATTGATACCGGCAGCCGGATGGATGAAGTGATTTTCCAGGAATTCAAGGGAACCGGTAATATGGAAATGGTCCTCAGCCGGGAACTTTCCGACCGACGTATCTTCCCAGCAATTGATATTACGCTGTCCGGGACGCGACGCGAAGAAAAAATTCTCGAACCGGAAGCACTCGAAGGGGTCACCATGCTTCGTAGAAGTCTGATCTCTTTAAATCCTGTTGAAGCCATGGAGCAATTGAGCAGCACGCTCAAGAAGTTCCCAACCAACAAAGAGTTTCTGGAAAAGATCCGGGCTATTCTCTAG
- a CDS encoding M48 family metalloprotease — translation MPRYIRTGHGSHDSSLKLRLVVAAGIALFSLISFLMKSDVNEITGESQRVALTEQQEIALGLQALPAILDQHHGEHPDQEAQAYVDRVGEKLLVSLNASLRKQGRRNPYRFDFHLLNDNQVINAFALPGGQIFITAGLFRQLETEGQLAGVLGHEMGHVLSRHGAQHMAQQEFTQGLVGAAGVAGGDVSSAQMAQMIGSMVNMKYSRSDELESDRWGIKLMVMAGYDPYAMTGVMEILKRSAGGGRQPEILSTHPDPGNRIQRIHDYIHRTYPQGLPDNLEP, via the coding sequence ATGCCGCGGTATATTCGTACGGGACATGGATCACATGATTCTTCTCTGAAACTGCGACTGGTTGTCGCTGCCGGGATCGCGCTGTTCTCATTGATTTCGTTTTTGATGAAATCCGATGTCAATGAGATCACAGGTGAAAGCCAGCGGGTCGCTCTAACCGAGCAACAGGAAATTGCACTTGGATTACAGGCTCTCCCTGCGATTCTGGATCAGCATCATGGCGAGCATCCGGATCAGGAAGCACAAGCATACGTTGATCGAGTGGGTGAAAAACTGCTGGTGAGTCTGAATGCGTCTTTGAGGAAACAGGGGCGCAGGAACCCCTACCGATTTGACTTCCACCTGCTCAATGACAACCAGGTAATCAATGCTTTCGCCTTACCTGGGGGGCAGATATTTATTACCGCCGGCCTGTTTCGACAACTTGAAACTGAAGGACAACTGGCAGGAGTTTTGGGACATGAAATGGGGCATGTTTTGTCGCGACATGGAGCACAGCACATGGCCCAACAGGAATTCACGCAGGGGCTGGTAGGAGCCGCAGGCGTGGCAGGCGGAGATGTCAGCAGTGCCCAGATGGCACAAATGATCGGCTCCATGGTAAATATGAAATACAGTCGCAGCGACGAGCTGGAATCAGACCGCTGGGGGATCAAACTCATGGTCATGGCAGGCTACGACCCATATGCCATGACCGGGGTCATGGAGATTCTGAAACGCTCTGCAGGAGGAGGGAGGCAACCGGAAATTTTAAGTACGCATCCCGACCCGGGGAATCGAATCCAGCGTATTCATGATTATATCCACCGCACTTATCCCCAAGGATTGCCTGACAATCTGGAACCTTAA